The Candidatus Acidiferrales bacterium genome has a segment encoding these proteins:
- a CDS encoding adenylosuccinate synthase, whose translation MSVKIIVGAQWGDEGKGKIVDLLSENVDIVARYQGGANAGHTVVVEGKTYILHLIPSGILHPNVVCVIGNGVVLDPQAFLDEVAFLESHNISVRGRLFISHNAHLIMPYHKLIDSLKEQGTSKIGTTGRGIGPAYIDKFARVGVKIVDLLHRDVLEKKIRANIEDKNQLLSKIYHSSEMDVEEIVEIYLHYDEQLDEFIKDTSLYLNQELKAGKKVLAEGAQGAMLDVDFGTYPYVTSSNPTSGGACTGLGIPPTMVDSITGIAKAYTTRVGNGPFPTEQENEVGERLRRIGGEYGATTGRPRRCGWLDLFSLKYSVMVNGIGEIALTKLDVLDEFEEIKVCVGYNYEGKSLKTFPLDLCTIEDIEPVFETLPGWKGKISDAKKLADLPKNCRSYIDFIENYLGTKLSLVSVGAMRDQTITR comes from the coding sequence ATGTCCGTTAAGATTATTGTTGGTGCTCAGTGGGGCGACGAAGGCAAAGGAAAAATCGTCGATCTCCTGAGTGAAAATGTAGACATAGTGGCACGGTATCAGGGCGGCGCAAATGCCGGGCACACCGTGGTCGTAGAAGGAAAGACGTACATCCTCCACCTGATCCCGTCTGGAATTCTGCATCCGAACGTCGTCTGCGTAATTGGAAACGGCGTCGTGCTCGATCCGCAAGCGTTCTTAGATGAGGTTGCGTTTCTTGAGTCACACAACATAAGCGTTCGCGGAAGACTTTTTATTTCTCACAACGCTCATTTGATCATGCCGTACCATAAGCTGATCGACTCGCTGAAGGAGCAGGGGACGTCAAAGATCGGAACTACCGGACGAGGGATCGGACCGGCTTACATTGATAAGTTCGCGCGCGTCGGAGTCAAAATAGTCGATCTGCTCCACCGCGACGTGCTTGAAAAGAAGATCAGGGCAAACATAGAGGACAAGAACCAGCTATTGAGCAAGATTTATCACTCGTCGGAGATGGACGTAGAAGAGATCGTGGAGATTTATCTTCATTACGATGAACAACTGGACGAGTTCATAAAAGACACATCGCTTTATTTGAACCAGGAGCTAAAAGCAGGGAAGAAAGTCCTCGCTGAAGGCGCACAGGGCGCGATGCTCGACGTCGACTTTGGAACATATCCTTACGTTACTTCGTCGAATCCGACAAGCGGCGGCGCTTGTACAGGCCTCGGTATCCCGCCGACCATGGTAGATTCTATAACAGGCATTGCAAAGGCTTACACGACGAGGGTCGGGAATGGTCCGTTCCCGACGGAACAGGAGAATGAGGTCGGTGAAAGATTGCGAAGGATAGGCGGCGAATACGGCGCAACCACCGGCAGACCGCGCCGCTGCGGCTGGCTCGATCTTTTCAGCTTGAAATATTCCGTGATGGTAAACGGTATCGGAGAAATTGCGCTCACCAAGCTGGATGTCCTGGATGAATTTGAGGAGATAAAAGTCTGCGTCGGCTATAACTATGAAGGGAAATCGCTTAAGACTTTTCCGCTTGACCTTTGTACCATTGAGGATATTGAACCGGTATTTGAAACGTTGCCGGGCTGGAAGGGAAAAATTTCAGACGCAAAGAAACTTGCAGACCTCCCGAAAAATTGCAGATCCTATATCGACTTTATCGAAAACTATCTCGGCACCAAGCTGAGTTTGGTTTCAGTCGGTGCAATGAGAGACCAGACGATAACGCGGTAA